CTCCCCGTGCCCGACAAACGAGGGGCGTCGGGCCCGGCCGGCGCGAAGATGTCGCGTCCTGATGATGCAGCCATCTTCGTCCCGTGGCGGTTGTTAGAAAACCTCGAAAAGCGGGCGCATCGAGACGATCGGGGTTCCTCCGGGGCTCCCAAGGGGGCGACCTCCGCGGAGCCCCCGCCTCGGGTCATGAAGCTGCGCATGGCGGCGGTGTTTATAGCGGACATCAGCGGCTTCTCCAGGCTCGAGAACGTCTTCGAGGGGGCCACCAACCTGGGCGTCGACACCTTCAGCTCGCTGCTCAACTCCGTCCTCGGAGGCATCGAGGCCGTGGTCTGGTCCCTGGGCGGATGCGTTGTCcacgtcgcgggcgacgcgctcatctGCGTCTTCACcggcgacagcgacgacgccagtgacgacgaggacgacgcggagcacGCCATCatggaggctgccgaggaggctgcccGCCGAACCATCGGAGCGTTCGAGTCCGTGTTCAAGAAGATGGAATCCAGGCTCGAGATCCACGGCGCCGTGTCCTGGGGATCGCTGGACGTCATCCGGCTCGCGAGTCAGCAGGCCCGGTTAAGTAgagcgagcgccgacgacgatacGGACCCGGGGACATACGACGGGGATGTGCACGATTCGGCCAACTCCGATGACCCGGGTTCGCCGAAATCTCCAACCTCGCGAACACCCGCGGACCATCGGCACCAGGTGACCGTGTGCGGGGAGGCGCTGAGCCTGTGCGTGGACCTGCTCAAGCGCACCAAGGCTGGAGAGATATCGCTCTATCGCGGGCCCATCTTACCCCCGGAGATTATCAaagcgggcgacgccggcggcggctttgtcaccgaggaggagctcaagcagTGGGCGgaccgctcgcggcggggctcgCAGGTTGTCAGGGACGAGAGCAGGTGGCTGAGTCACGTCCCAGACTTTTTCCACGTGAGGGTACCCACAATCAACGGGCACTTTAACGTCAGCGAGGTGCTCACCTCCAGCAAGATGCACCTCTGCACGCTCTTCGTGAACTTTGTCAACTTTCCCATCGACGGGGTCGGCCTCGATCCTGAGCTGCTCAACTGGGCGTACTCCCTGTCATGCCGCGAGACGAGGGAGCTGGGCGGTCACGTGGACACCTTGCTGTGCGATGATAAGGGTTTCGTTTTCAAGGCTTTCTTCGGCCTGGCGGGCAGCAGCGTGCACGAAAGCGAGCTCCGCGGGGTGATATGCGCGCTGAAACTCTTGGCGGCGTTCAAGAAGAGGGGGATAACCGCGAAGATGGGCGTGGCGTCGGGTGAATCGTTCGTTGGAGAGATGGTTGGGGGCAGTGGAAAGTACGTGGGTTTCACGATGATGTCCAGCAGCGGCGTGAcactcgcggcgaggctcatGACCAAGGCggacccgggcgccgcgctggtctCATCCTCGGTTTACAAGCAAACGCAGGGCAGCATTCTGTACAAGTTTGAGAACACCGCGGGCACTCGGACGATGCGCCTGAAGGGCATCTCCAAGCCTCAGTTCGTGTTCAAGCCCGTGGCGCACACCGGTGACCTGGAGGGGTCACCGATGGCGCGCAAtgccggggcggcgccgcgcattCGAATAGAGATGAGAAGCCGACTCGACGAGATGATTGAGCGGCTTgcgggaagcggcggcggctcacCGGGCAGCAACGAGTCGTCGCCCGGCCCTTTGGGCGGAGTTTTCGTcatctccggcgacgcgggtaTGGGCAAATCGACCGTGCTGTCCTACGcgcagagcgcggcggagaggctgGACGGCATCCTCGTCATCTCGGTGAAGGGATCGTCGGTGAATGTCGCGGGCCCGATGCACGGCGCTCGGACCGTGCTGAGCATGATGCTGAAGCATttcgggggcgcggcggccgcggcgcacgccatcgacgcgacccccgaggacgtctccgcgatcgcgctgtggtcgccgtcgtccagggCCGCGGTCGTGGAATGGATGTGCAACAAATACGGcatcggcgacggagacAAGAAGCAACAGGAGGCAATGGCACTCGTGCAGCTGCCGGTGCACCGCCGCACGTACTTGCTCCAGAGCCTCGTGGTCCGCCTCAttgccgcggcggggccggTGGCGCTcttcgtggacgacgcgcagTGGCTGGACGAGTTGTTCTGGCGCGtgctcaccgccgtcgtcgaggacgaacGATGCAGGGAGACTTTCCTGTGCGTGCTCGCCAGGCGACCGGACAAAAAGAAAGTTTTTGAATTGTTctcggcggctgcggagAGGGTGCAGCAGGCGGTGGGCGGTTGGCGCGACTACTACGCGTCGGCGCAGCTTCAGAGCCTGAGCAAGGAGGAGTCGCGCATGCTGGTCAGGTGGCACGCGGAGGGACACCTGGAGGAGTCGGCCATCCGCGAGATTATCCGAATCGCAGAGGGGCACCCATttttcctcggcgagctcacgcaggcggcgtcgcacctGCCAGAAGAAGGCCGCGACGAGCAGGAAATAGATGCAACCATCGTGTCCGATACCATGGATGGCACCAGCGTCACCAGCGCAGATACGCTCGAGGGGGACCTGGTGTTTAACCTCAACAAGAGGACAATGTTAGAGTATGAGGAGAACACCGAGTTTGCCAAGCTCATGAGCAACTCGTCCTCGACCAAGGCAATTCGCCGAATCATGCAGACGCAGATTGGCGACCTGACGCCCAAGCAGCTCGAGGTTATGATGTTTGCCACGTGCATCGGGATGTCATTCACGGCGGACGAGGTGGCGAGCACCATCTACAAGGCGACCAAGGAGGGGACAAGGGGCTCGGTGAGCTCCTTTGGGAAAAACGCCACATACCCCGAGGTGCTCTCCGCAGTTAACGACTCGATGGCCACgttcgtcgaggcgcgcttGCTCGAGTTCCAAAATCAAAACGAGCAGGAGATCGCGGATAATGTACTTTCAATGCGGAATGTCAAATGCGAGGGTGATGACATTGGCGCCAAAGACGTGGAAGTGTCTCTATTGTTGAAGGATGGCGGTAACAGCGCAGTCTCGCAGCAATTCAACGCAACAAGGTACAACTTCAAGTTCAGGCATCAGCTCATGAGGGATTCCGTGTACGGGCTGATGCCAAAATCGAGGAGAGAAAAGATGCACACCACGATCGCGCAACAGATTGAAAATTCCGTGATCAGGATGAGTAATCTGCAACGCTGCAAGTGTTGCCAGGGGGTGCGGGTGTGGCGAATATCCACTCTGCGGCGTCAGTCACTCGCGACACAACTCGCTGGACAGCACCGCCTCAGCGGTCGACCCGACAAGGCCTGGCGGCAGTACCTCATTGCGAGCGAGGCTGCCATCACCACCGGTGCGTACCGTGACGCCATCGTGCTCATGACCAGCGCCATCGAGAGCGCAGAGCTGGCCTTCAACATGTCATACAACGCGCACTCATTCACGGATTTTAGGAGACCGCAAAATTTCGACGTCGGCTTGCTGCACTCGCGGATGGCCTTCATCTTCACCGAGCTCACCTTCAACTATGACCTCGCCATCCGCTCCGCTGTGAATGGCCTCCGTTGGTTCAAGGTCCCGCTTCCAAAGCAGATAACACGTGGGATGGTGGTAAACGAGATGATGCTGCTGCACACCGGCATGAGCTCGCTGGCCCGCGACTATTCCCGCATGGCAAGCTCACCCATCAGAGCTGCGAGAGAAATTCTGCGATGCTGGTCCTGTTTGGCGTTTGGTGTGTCTGGAAGCATGCTCAACGCGCTTTCGTCCGGGGCGCTGAGAGAATGCCTGGGTTGGGACGAGGAGAACGCCAAAGCCTATTTGCATCTGCACACGGCCAACCTCGCGATGGTCGTGCCCGACTCGCCCGAATTCGTCTTTGCGATGTCGAGCGTGTCCGTCGTTGGATTTTTGGGATTCaagaggacggcgtcgcttGCGATGAAGAAagccgccaaggcgctcgagacTTGGAAGAAAATACCGATGGAAGGACACGGCGACATAGGGACCTTTGCGGAGATGACGCGCGTTTCCGCGAAGTCGATGTTCATGATGACGAAGGGCTGTCTGATGGTCTCGGAAGGGAAAGTCCAGGACGGCATTCGGCTGCTTTCCGAGGCTACGGGGTTAGCGACATCTTATGGACTGGCCGTGCTCGAGATGATTTCCACGAACTTTTCGATTGGGATCAACTCGTTTATTCTTAACGAAACCAAGCCTGCCCAGGCAAAAATCGAGCAGCTGCGCATGCAGGCGAACGCTGCATCCGGATTCACCTCGTTTGCCGGAAGATTGTGGGGTTTACTCTACGGAGCCGCGTATGACTGGGATGTGGTTATTTGGCAAATTCAGGCACTCTCAGAATCGGAGCAGTTTCCTGTTTCTCGCATGTTTCAACTTGCTGCGATGTCGACCGATATATGCGCTATCAACGCAGGTGAAAAGCCCAAAGGCCACGGCGAGGGCCACTGTCCGGAAGTGCGACCAGGCGAAAAGCCGCGTCATCAGTATTTCCTCGAGGACCTGATTCCTCGATTTCTTCAGTACATACAATCCTACAAGGTCAACGACTACATGCCGTGGTCGTTGACGTACTCGGTGGTCTCGAACATCGCGGTAGCGCTACTCAACCTACTGATCATGAGATGGCACGGAGAGCCGCCAGATGACTGCGCGCTTGACAGGCTTGTCCCAGCCGTGAAGCTGATTGAGAAGGTGCTGATGAAGGGTGCCAAAATTCAGAGGGTGAATGAGCTCTCATTTTGCATCCTTCTTGTCCTTTTCGGCGAGGCGTTGGATCCGGAAGGATTCGCATCCCAAGCGGGTGTCGGTCGTGATCGCCTGGCGAGACTCGAGCGAGCGTTGAAGCGGGCAGATGCCAACAACAGCGCGGCGTATGATTTCTGGATGATCGTTAGTAACTTTCATGTGGCTCGGCTGCGGGGCAGGCTCACCGCGTCATCGGCGCTGTCCCATCAGGAACGACTTGAAGCGCTTACAAATGATGCGGACGTTCCCATCAGATTGCGAACTTTCGCGTCGCTCTGCCTCGCGTACCTGCCCACGGAGGTATCGAGCCTGGAGAAGTACATAAAGGTGAGAGCCTCGCCGACGCTGATTGTCGACGGAGGATCAAGGGCGATCGCGTGCGGCCTCCTCTGAACCCATCCCGTCGCGCGCTTAGAGTCAGCCAGTCTACGAAATCGAAACACTAGTAGTTAGTAGTTGCGTAGTCtatcatcgccgcgtcgactccAAACTCTCCGCTCATCGATTCTCGGCGTACACGCCGACGGAGCCGTCGTCCCATCCGACCGCGAGCACGCCCCCgcctggcgccgccgcagcgcACGAGACCCCGACCCCACGCGACGGTACCTCCACCCCGCGAACCCGGAACGGCtttcgcaccgccgcgggcgccgccaggTCCGGGTCCCACGCCGCCAACGACCCGGTCCTCCCGCCGCACAGCAGCCCCCTTTTCCCGTTGGCCAGGACGCACGTCAgcgacccgacgccgagatcgCGATCGTCTGACACCTCGCCGCACTTCCTCAGCTCCAGGATCCTCGCGAAGCCGTCCCCgcaggcgacggcgacgcgaaaaCCGTCGGGCATGAGCGCGAGGCCCGTCACCTCGCGGCCCGAAGGGCACGCCTCCGCTATCCACGACGCGCGCTTGCGCCGGGGATCCCAagccgcgacgaggccctcgtccgcgccgacgagggccAGGCTCCCGCCATCGTCGCAGCACGCCGAGATCCACTCGCAGTCTTCCGACTCGAGCTCGCCCAGctcggcgatgaacgcgcccgcgctcggcccgGTTAGTGCGCGGTTCCCTAACCCcgtgaacgacgcgacgtcccaGAGCCGAATTCGACCGGCAGAGGACGCGGTGAAAATCTTACCGGGTTCTCGTCGCGGGGCGCACATCgcaccgacgccgtctcgtgcgtcgtgcgcgtcggtgcGGCGCACggtcacgccgccgtcgacgtcgtagGCGTAGACTCCCCCGTCCCTAGAACCGACCAGAGTCGCCGGGAATTTTGacccgggcgtcgacgcgaatTCGGCCGTCACGGCGAGCCCGGAGAGGGACATCTTTCCCAGCGAACcgacggtggacgcgtgcaGCTGATCGCCGAGCTGGAGCGAGTGCACCCTGAGCACCGAATCCCTGCCCACGGACGCGATCGCTGGCTCGGCACCGCCTCCTGTGAACCGAACAGCGCCGACGCTGATGCCGTGACACTTGGACAGCCACAGCTGTTTCAGACCCCCGGAGTTTGTCGGCGTTTCCGCGCGCGAGTTTTCCTCCGCAAAGTCTCcgacgtccacctcgtcgtcgtcggcggcggccttctccgtcgtcgtcggtaaTTTTaccgaggcgtcgtcggcgttgagtttgtcgacgtcgagctccgtcgcctcgtcggcgccaaaCTGCTCAAACTCGTCCAAATCATccaggcccgcgccgcctccttcgccgccgccgaggcacAGCGCCTCCAGCGTGGACTCGACCGTGGGTTCCAACAGCGCCAGGAGCGTCCCGACGAGCGCCATCGTCCGCTCCGGGGCTGGGGTATCGTCCGAAACGTCCGAAACGTCCAGGAGCGTTTGGTTATATTTTTCGTGAGCGtttgcgtcgcgccgcgggtgcgccttggcgaacagccgcctcggcgcgcggccaAACTCGTTCATCTGCGCCTCCAAACTGGCGCGTCTCACcgggtccgcctcggcgtccagctcgagcagcgcgtcctCGTACGTGAGCGGGTGGAAGACGTTatccgcgcgttccgcctCGTGGCCGTTCTGCTTGTACCCGAAGACGAGGTCGATCCATTCGTGGATACGCCGCGACACGTGCTCggactcgagcgccgcgcggtgcgttCGGAGAAAGGTGGTCGGGTCGCCGTTCGCCCACGTCGGAAGGACCACGtccccgagctccgcgccgtcccgtGTCCTGCGACCGAGCGGCAGGTCCCGGACGTTGACCAAAAAGTCCGCCGGTGGGGTGAAAAACTCCGGAGTGAGCTCCTTGACgtcggcggacgacgtcaGCACGCTCTCCCACGACTCCGCGATGGAGTGAAACTGGCGATCGGGCGCGTCGTACCGCCCGCTCTGTAGCCTGAGGTGgtgcgcgggagccgcgcgtATGAGCCAGTACAGTACGTACCCGGGGGCGGAGTAATGAGTGCCGTAGAGATACGGCGGCATCTTCGCGAGCTTCATCTGCCGCATTCGCTCCCGCAGCGTGGCGAGCCGCTCttcgtcgagggcgcccaCCGGCCGCGCGAGGTCCCTGTACACCGCGGGGTCGTCGAGGTTCAGCGTCTCCGAGCGGTAGTCGCGGAGGACCCAGGGCATCACGGGCCACTGGGTGAGATCGTTGAAGCCTCGCCCGGCGGCCGCGTTGAGGTAAAGGAGGTAGTCCAAATTTGACaccgccccgcggcgccaaGCGGCGGTGGTCGCCTCGAGCCAGCCGATCTTGCCCTCCAGCAGCGCAgaccccgcgacggcgccgcccgtgATGGCCttatcgtcgccgtcgccgcgacgcagcgccgtggcggcgagcgctcCCAACATCGCCTGAACGCATGCCTCCCGCTCGGACTCCGACCTCAGCTCCAGGAGCACCGACGGCCCAAGAAAcgtcccgtcgtcggcgtcacccgcgtccccgcgagCCTTGAAGAACACCTCGAGTCCCGTCTGTCGCAGGGCGCACCGTCGCCTGAGCACCGCCCCGATCCCCGCGAGGCTGTggctgcgcgccgcgcatccCCCGGTCACGTCGTTGATGGGTTGGAAGTAGATTCGCCGGTCCGTCAACGCCAGTCTCCCGGGTTCCCTGACCAGCGGGCatatcgccgccgccggcgcctcgaAGCACACGGACTCCGTCTCTGGGTCCGTCAGGTTCCGGCGGTTGAACACCGCGgagtcctcgcgcgcgactcgcaaggtctcgagcgcgctccgccgctcgGGCGTCGACTCGATCTGATGGATGGCGATGAGTTGCCCGAGGGGCTCCAGCACCTTTCCCGCGGGCTGGTGCGAGAGATCGAAGCGCCACGCGCCGAGTTTAAGGGCGTCAGGATCGACCGTGTAGTCTACGTCTCGTCCCCCCGGTCGTATCGCGACCGTCCGCGCGCAGACGAGCTCGAAGGCATCGGCGCTCCCGCCCAGAGCCTCGAGCCTTCGGACGGATCCGAGCGGGAACTTGAGCATGGGGACGACGATGTTGTCCGGGTCGAACAGGACGGAACTGCTCAGCAGCCGGATGCGACCTCGCAGTTTGCCGTTGCTGTctgccgcggcgacggcgcccgggtAGGGATCGAGCGAGCCCTCCGGAGCACGCATGGACGCCTGCCAATCCCCGACGTagtcctcgccctcgtcgaggtggaggagcgagaaccgcctcgagcgctcggctccatcgacgcgcccgcccccggagCGGAGCATGTCCTGCGGCGCATATCGCGCCGCTATCTCCTCCAACATTTTTCCGGGCGCGTGCAACagccacgcgccgcccgacaCTGTTCGTTCGATGAAGAGATCTGTTGTTGTGTTCTAGACGTAGTGGGTGAGGATGAAGACGCGTGCGTGGCTAAAGTGTGTGAAGATGACAACGACTAGTTCTAGATCCGGTACACCGTGGCTCCTCTCGCCGCTGCCACGTCCGCGGGAGACTTGATcctctccagcgcctcgaaACAAGCGCGCACCGTGTTGTGCGGGTGATGGCTGCCAATGACCTTCGCCCTCACGTCGGTGATGCCAGCCACTGTCGGTGGGGGGGGAGGGGTTGGTCGGTAAGTATGTCAGTCTCGCGGAGTGATCGTGGGGTTTGAACGGTGTGTTGGTCGGGTTTAGGCTGCGAAACGGGCGCGAAGTTTCGGGGCGTAACGGGTCGGGTCGAAcgttcgcgcgggtcgcACTCACTCTCGCAGATGCTCTCCACGATTTGGTTGCACCGAAGCCCAGtccccgccttcgccggcATGAGCACGATCTTGGTCTTGCAGTGCTTCGCCTCCTGCTCGTGAAAGATGGTGGAGTTCTCGAATCGCTCGATGTACACCAACGAtctggacgcgcgcgagtaCGCCTTCTCGACTGCCATGGCCACGTCCTTCCCTTTGCCCGTCGCAAAGCccaccacgccgtcgccgttgccCACCACCACGAGCGCCGTGAAGTTCATCAGCCCGCCTCCCTTGGTCACCTTGCACGTGCGATTGACGTCGATGACGCGCGTCTTCAGCGCGCGAGGTTTGTaggcgccctcctccttgagCAGCTCGTGCTCAGCCGCGATGAGGGGCTTGAGCCTCGTGCCCCTCAAGGCTTCGAGCAAGAGGAATCGCTGCCGCTTCTTGGGGGACCGCCtgatctcctcggcgagcttctcgtactcggcgtccatctccgGCGTCTCCAGCACCGGCGTGAATCGCTCATCcacgaacctcgccgcggaaccGTGCACGCCCctggcgtgcgacgcggcgaagcccCATCGGATGGGAGAGGAAAATAGGGTTTCCCTCGCTCggtgcgcggacgcggcgtcggccaccgctgccgcgggcgtcgacgcgctcgggacccacgcgcgggtccacgcggacgtcgacgcgcgtgcgCACGTCCTGCGCaggaccaccgcgccggctcTGAGCGATCGATCCATGGGACCCGCTCGCCGTGTGTTGTGATCGCCCGTTGCGAACGACCAGACTGCCAGATCGGGTGCTCGCTGCGCGGCACACCGGAAAAGGCCCTTTTGCGACGGTTCAGTTCCAAACGCGCGGACATCGgaccgaggagcgcgccgagagGGGCCCAAGCGCACGACCATGAAATCCCGCGACCGGTGCGAGCTCAACACCAGGTATCCGAACGGATGCACCAACCGCGGCTACCTGGtctccaccgcggtcgccgtcaTCCTCTGCGTCGGCGTGCCGCTGTACCATTTCCTCGTCCTCAGCGGCGAAGACCCATCCGCGCTGGCTGTgtgcctcgagcgcgacgcggggatgACCGAGAAAgagcacgacgccgcgcttgCGCTCTACTTCCGATACGAGATCGTCCCCCAGCGCACGTGCACGGTGGAGACGGAGATTTTGCGCGGCTGCGTCGCCAACGACACGCGCGTGGTGTCGTTCCGCAGGTACCCGCCCGGTCCGCTCCGGTCGAAGCGATCCAGAGACGTCCGCGCCTCCTTCGAGCACGTGCGGGGAAACTACCTCGACGCCCTTCACGACGCGTCCAACATCGACGCAAACGACACGTCGATCGACGCCACCGGGaccgacgcgtgcgccgcgagcggcgcgtcgcttcgACCGTTCcttccccgcgtcgccggaggcgtccaccgcgaagCGTTGGCGCTCGTCCCGCCgttcgacgccctcctccgcgacgacgccgactccggaggctcgcggcggtacGTGCGGTACGTGGACTacgcgtgcctcgccgcggtggaacATTCGCTGACGTtgctggacgacgcggcggcgtggaacgacgcggcgccggccggGGTTGGTCGCGATttcagcgcggcgctcgcggcgttttTCACTCACGAGGACTTTAGCGTCGGGGCGtgcgcgctcatcgtcggcgcggagagCAGCGAGTGCCCGGGCGAGAAGGACACGATGATGGGGAGTCAGAAGGGGAGCGACCTCGGGTACGGAGAGTGCGACTTCATCGAGttcgcgaacgtcgcgtgAACAAACGGGGGATGAATCCGTCGACGAGAATACGTCGTCGCATCAAACTCCGCCTTCAAAGCAGCTGATGGGAATCTCTTCTCGCCATTCGTTCAAACAAGCACCTCATACCGATTAATACACTCCTCACACCGTCACGCACTGCCTCAGGGCATCGATGAGCGCCGGCACGTCGTATTCCGCGCCGTGAATATCCTGtcgcctcgcgtccacctGGATCACATTCTTCACgcccagcgcctcgagctcctcgatgtCCAGAGGAATCCCCCCGTCAGCGGGCGCCACGACGTCGGTGATGTAGTCGCTGACGGCAAAATCGCATCGTCGGGACGGGTCCGGGTCCTCCGCGCGGTtcagcgcgtccaccacAGCCTTGACCACTCCAGCCGCGGACATGTCCCCGGTCTCCCTGTCCTGCCCGCCGTTGAGGATGAGAACCTTCGGCCCCGCTCGCTTGGCAatggcctcgccgacgccctccagGATGAGACTCGGGACGATGGACGTGTACAGGCTTCCCATGCCGTACACGACGCCTTCGCAGTCGTCTAGCTGCCGCAGGATCGTGGGATTCACCTTGGGGTACACCGGCGACACGGAAGTCGGATCCTCGGTGGACAGATAGAACACCCGCTTGATCGGCGAGGGCAGAGAGTCGTAGCCGGTTGTGGCCTTGTCGATGTCCCAAACCGCCAGGGGCCGCACGGAGAGGTCGTCGACCCTCGACTTGAGCAGCTGCCCAGCGCTGTAAAAGTCCCCactcgccaccgcgtccctcacGCGCTCGAAACCACCCTGGGATCGCTGCAAACCCCCCCAAAACTCcgacgcgctcacctccgGGATCTGCCCGGCTTCCCAAACCTGCTTCCAAAAgtcggagctcgccgcgagagccTTGCCCTGCCTTCGAATGTCCCCGCCCTTCGTCACCAGCTCGCGCACGATCCCGCCCGTCTTGGTGTTCACCTTCACCTTCTCGAACCGCTTGGGATCCGCGCTCGGGTGGGAGATCTCGTTCTGGCCCCGGATGGTGGTCCCGTCttcgagcttggcgccgagcgcgacgcgaacgttaTCGTCGAGCACGATGTTGGGAACCACGAGGGATTCGGTGGGTATGCGGGACACCCTGCTGTAGAGCAAGATGGCCGCCTCCATGGACTTGAAGAACATGCGAGCccccgcgaagaagaagtTCCCGACGGACCCGTTGACAAAGTCGAACTTGATGGGGTtcttcgacgcgacgatctGCGTGTGGAAGTAGATGAGGAAGGATCGGATTATGTCCGCGTAGGGCTCGGAGATGCCGTTCCACAGGTCGTGGTCGCCCTCCTGGATGGCGTACcactcctccttggcgagcttggAGTCGGTGGCGTGGAGTCgatgcgcgaggagctccttcACCGCCCTGGCCTCCGCGGTTGACTCGTCCGAGAGGCGGAGGCATCGCGATCGGAGGTCCCCGACCGCGGGTCCTCCGAGCACGCGGACGATCTCCGCGGTGgatccgccgtcgtcggagacCGGGATGACGTGCGTGACCCTGCTCGTCAGCGTCATGAGCTCCTGGACCACGCCGTTGAACGCGGTGCCGCCGGTGAAGCACACGAGCCTcggctccgcgtcgtcgtcgcccgccttttgcaccgcggcggtctccCGGGTCCCCGGCTCCGAGCGcttgccgtcgcccgcgaggggcCTGGCGGAGGTCTTGAGCCCGTCCGTCACGAGCGCGACCATCGCATCGGAGCCGGTGGTGTTCGGCTCGACTGCGCGCCGTCCCAGCGCGAcgctcccgcgacgcgcccaggGCCGCAAAAGAACATTAGTGTTGTGCggtccgacgcgacgggacccgccgcggacggacACCGCGGGGGTCGCGTGCCTGCcagaggaggaggcgacgccggccgACATCCTCTCCAGTCCGATTGCTCCGCGAGCGGTCGCGGTCGACATCCGACCGTGCCTTGCTGCGGCTCTTGGAGTGCTCCTTATCCCTTGGATCTTTGGAATATTGCGGAAGGAACCTTTGTTGGCGCCTTTTTCCACCAAGCGATAACACCTATTACGTTTCCGTATCGTAACTTTGTGTTCTATGACTTGAAGAGGTGAAACTTCCAATTCAATTCCAACCTGACTGGGCTCCGTGTAAAAGGAGTTTGTGGCTGATGACGGCTCGACGGCACTTTTTGTGGCGGGAACGCCAGCGGGAACGATGCCGCCGAAGAAGACACACAAGGGCGATGCTCCCGCGCCGAAGCGCGAGGACTCCCTGTCGAGGCACTACCCCAAGCTGCAGGACGGCAGCTCCGTCTTCGGCCTCGAGgagttcgacgacgaggcgagggcgcacGTCATTGGGAACAGATCGGACTGGAAGTTCTACGCGCTGTGCTCGT
This DNA window, taken from Micromonas commoda chromosome 2, complete sequence, encodes the following:
- a CDS encoding BEACH/WD40 domain fusion protein (BEACHIN, BEACH and WD40 containing), translating into MLEEIAARYAPQDMLRSGGGRVDGAERSRRFSLLHLDEGEDYVGDWQASMRAPEGSLDPYPGAVAAADSNGKLRGRIRLLSSSVLFDPDNIVVPMLKFPLGSVRRLEALGGSADAFELVCARTVAIRPGGRDVDYTVDPDALKLGAWRFDLSHQPAGKVLEPLGQLIAIHQIESTPERRSALETLRVAREDSAVFNRRNLTDPETESVCFEAPAAAICPLVREPGRLALTDRRIYFQPINDVTGGCAARSHSLAGIGAVLRRRCALRQTGLEVFFKARGDAGDADDGTFLGPSVLLELRSESEREACVQAMLGALAATALRRGDGDDKAITGGAVAGSALLEGKIGWLEATTAAWRRGAVSNLDYLLYLNAAAGRGFNDLTQWPVMPWVLRDYRSETLNLDDPAVYRDLARPVGALDEERLATLRERMRQMKLAKMPPYLYGTHYSAPGYVLYWLIRAAPAHHLRLQSGRYDAPDRQFHSIAESWESVLTSSADVKELTPEFFTPPADFLVNVRDLPLGRRTRDGAELGDVVLPTWANGDPTTFLRTHRAALESEHVSRRIHEWIDLVFGYKQNGHEAERADNVFHPLTYEDALLELDAEADPVRRASLEAQMNEFGRAPRRLFAKAHPRRDANAHEKYNQTLLDVSDVSDDTPAPERTMALVGTLLALLEPTVESTLEALCLGGGEGGGAGLDDLDEFEQFGADEATELDVDKLNADDASVKLPTTTEKAAADDDEVDVGDFAEENSRAETPTNSGGLKQLWLSKCHGISVGAVRFTGGGAEPAIASVGRDSVLRVHSLQLGDQLHASTVGSLGKMSLSGLAVTAEFASTPGSKFPATLVGSRDGGVYAYDVDGGVTVRRTDAHDARDGVGAMCAPRREPGKIFTASSAGRIRLWDVASFTGLGNRALTGPSAGAFIAELGELESEDCEWISACCDDGGSLALVGADEGLVAAWDPRRKRASWIAEACPSGREVTGLALMPDGFRVAVACGDGFARILELRKCGEVSDDRDLGVGSLTCVLANGKRGLLCGGRTGSLAAWDPDLAAPAAVRKPFRVRGVEVPSRGVGVSCAAAAPGGGVLAVGWDDGSVGVYAENR
- a CDS encoding ribosomal protein S5 (expressed), coding for MDRSLRAGAVVLRRTCARASTSAWTRAWVPSASTPAAAVADAASAHRARETLFSSPIRWGFAASHARGVHGSAARFVDERFTPVLETPEMDAEYEKLAEEIRRSPKKRQRFLLLEALRGTRLKPLIAAEHELLKEEGAYKPRALKTRVIDVNRTCKVTKGGGLMNFTALVVVGNGDGVVGFATGKGKDVAMAVEKAYSRASRSLVYIERFENSTIFHEQEAKHCKTKIVLMPAKAGTGLRCNQIVESICEMAGITDVRAKVIGSHHPHNTVRACFEALERIKSPADVAAARGATVYRI
- a CDS encoding predicted protein — translated: MKSRDRCELNTRYPNGCTNRGYLVSTAVAVILCVGVPLYHFLVLSGEDPSALAVCLERDAGMTEKEHDAALALYFRYEIVPQRTCTVETEILRGCVANDTRVVSFRRYPPGPLRSKRSRDVRASFEHVRGNYLDALHDASNIDANDTSIDATGTDACAASGASLRPFLPRVAGGVHREALALVPPFDALLRDDADSGGSRRYVRYVDYACLAAVEHSLTLLDDAAAWNDAAPAGVGRDFSAALAAFFTHEDFSVGACALIVGAESSECPGEKDTMMGSQKGSDLGYGECDFIEFANVA
- a CDS encoding predicted protein, with amino-acid sequence MVALVTDGLKTSARPLAGDGKRSEPGTRETAAVQKAGDDDAEPRLVCFTGGTAFNGVVQELMTLTSRVTHVIPVSDDGGSTAEIVRVLGGPAVGDLRSRCLRLSDESTAEARAVKELLAHRLHATDSKLAKEEWYAIQEGDHDLWNGISEPYADIIRSFLIYFHTQIVASKNPIKFDFVNGSVGNFFFAGARMFFKSMEAAILLYSRVSRIPTESLVVPNIVLDDNVRVALGAKLEDGTTIRGQNEISHPSADPKRFEKATTGYDSLPSPIKRVFYLSTEDPTSVSPVYPKVNPTILRQLDDCEGVVYGMGSLYTSIVPSLILEGVGEAIAKRAGPKVLILNGGQDRETGDMSAAGVVKAVVDALNRAEDPDPSRRCDFAVSDYITDVVAPADGGIPLDIEELEALGVKNVIQVDARRQDIHGAEYDVPALIDALRQCVTV